A region of Toxotes jaculatrix isolate fToxJac2 chromosome 23, fToxJac2.pri, whole genome shotgun sequence DNA encodes the following proteins:
- the ntn5 gene encoding netrin-1, producing MMFLPFSPPPSTSLFPVFLLLLLFLPSSLVSSSLSHTPLSWTSPHDPCYHLDGRPRHCLSEFINAAYGVPVNASHALQGLDYDSNITTLTDLHNPHNLTCWMAHRGTDTGEWVLTVPLGRRFEITYISLQFCHQGEPSDPISISILKSMDYGRTWRPMQHYSSDCLGNFGLPSQTVAQTRHQETEPLCSDPRPLQKQRGGMVLAFSTLDGRLSSSDFDHSPTLQDWVTATDVRVVFHQVSKVTKAGSSDKKEESRRRDGGEDDRGTELLRWRPGYKGRTGDQVDKLNKDNTLAFFNRETKNSEIRGRNKGEKVDKHGRKGHNKGSGQDEDGHNVTSKEGGVGFGLDTLTSSKKGGKGRGRGRKKEDTHWLPCPNGGCNWTVEGQSRGNKGRELRKRRNNNLNTRQSARNLHVATPSALISPVRAPLALSDLQVGGRCKCNGHASRCRRDDTGRAVCVCEHHTAGPDCDVCEDFYFDRPWHRATPTHPNPCVACECNGHSNKCRFSMEVFQQSGRRSGGVCQKCRHHTAGRHCQYCQNGYTRDHSKPLKHRKACQPCQCHPLGAVGRWCNQTSGQCLCREGVTGLRCNRCAPGYKQGKSPLRPCIRIQEVAPTPVYQPQYSIAEECVSYCQPSQVKVRMNLETYCLKDYVLKVQVKGMERSGPWWQFSISVQTVFRTGSNSHVRRGPHSLWVPDRDLGCGCPALHVGRTFLLIGAEEGERGWGPEESRLVADRSTLALQWREHWSSKLRGFRGQDKRGRCPPKTPNSHHRERSKPQSGYVPPHLLTEKDTDSVDTHSTKVDKTQTLVVPHTNTHTDGKVKSTAASPSPTTPVLVCSTQGPE from the exons ATGATGTTTCTACCcttctcccctcccccctccacctctctcttccctgtTTTCCTTCtactcctccttttcctcccttcatccctcGTCTCCTCTTCCCTTTCCCACACCCCGTTGAGCTGGACTTCGCCTCACGATCCCTGCTACCACCTAGACGGCCGCCCACGACACTGTCTGTCGGAGTTCATCAACGCTGCCTATGGGGTCCCGGTCAATGCTAGTCACGCGCTACAAGGGCTTGATTATGACAGCAACATCACCACCTTGACAGACCTCCACAATCCTCATAACCTCACCTGCTGGATGGCTCACAGAGGTACTGACACCGGGGAATGGGTCCTCACCGTACCACTGGGCCGTCGCTTTGAGATCACCTACATAAGTTTGCAGTTCTGCCACCAGGGGGAACCATCAGATcccatctccatctccatcctcAAATCGATGGACTACGGGCGCACCTGGAGGCCAATGCAGCACTACTCCAGCGACTGCCTGGGAAACTTTGGGCTGCCCTCCCAGACGGTGGCCCAGACCAGGCACCAAGAGACAGAACCTCTCTGCTCAGACCCTCGCCCCCTGCAAAAGCAGAGGGGTGGCATGGTGCTGGCCTTCTCTACCCTGGATGGACGACTGTCCTCTTCTGACTTTGACCACAGTCCCACCCTCCAGGACTGGGTGACGGCCACAGACGTGCGTGTGGTCTTCCATCAGGTGTCCAAAGTCACCAAGGCCGGAAGCTCAGATAAAAAGGAAGAGTCACGAAGGCGTGATGGTGGAGAAGATGACAGAGGGACTGAGCTTTTGAGGTGGAGACCAGGCTACAAGGGCCGCACTGGAGATCAGGTCGACAAGTTAAACAAAGATAATACACTGGCATTTTTTAACAGGGAGACAAAAAACTCAGAGATAAGGGGGagaaacaaaggagagaaagtgGACAAACATGGAAGGAAGGGTCACAATAAAGGGTCAGGCCAAGATGAAGATGGACATAATGTGACCAGCAAAGAAGGGGGAGTTGGTTTTGGCCTGGACACGCTCACTTCTTCAAAGAAAGGCGGGAAAGGTAGAGGGCGTGGCCGTAAGAAGGAGGACACTCATTGGCTTCCTTGCCCCAATGGTGGCTGTAATTGGACCGTAGAGGGGCAGAGCAGGGGCAACAAAGGGCGGGAattgaggaagaggaggaacaacAATCTCAACACGAGACAAAGTGCCAGGAATCTGCATGTGGCTACGCCCTCCGCCCTGATCTCTCCTGTCCGAGCTCCTCTGGCCCTCTCGGATCTGCAGGTCGGAGGCAGGTGTAAATGTAACGGGCACGCTTCCAGGTGTCGCCGTGACGACACAGGCCgggcagtatgtgtgtgcgagCATCACACGGCGGGGccagactgtgatgtgtgtgaggaTTTCTACTTTGACAGACCATGGCATCGAgctacacccacacacccaaACCCCTGTGTTG CCTGCGAATGTAACGGTCATTCAAACAAGTGCCGCTTCAGCATGGAGGTGTTTCAGCAGTCGGGCCGACGCAGCGGAGGTGTGTGTCAGAAGTGTCGCCACCACACGGCCGGACGCCACTGCCAGTACTGCCAGAACGGATACACCCGCGACCACAGCAAGCCACTGAAGCACCGCAAGGCCTGCCAAC CATGTCAGTGCCATCCTTTGGGAGCCGTGGGTCGCTGGTGCAACCAGACATCAGGTCAGTGTCTGTGTCGAGAAGGGGTGACCGGCCTCAGGTGCAACCGCTGTGCCCCAGGATACAAGCAGGGCAAATCACCTCTGCGGCCCTGCATTC GAATTCAAGAGGTCGCTCCGACCCCAGTGTACCAACCTCAGTACAGCATAG CGGAGGAGTGTGTTTCATACTGCCAGCCTTCTCAGGTTAAAGTCAGGATGAACTTGGAGACCTATTGTCTCAAGGACTACG tgcTGAAGGTGCAAGTGAAAGGGATGGAGCGTTCAGGTCCCTGGTGGCAGTTCTCTATCTCTGTCCAAACCGTCTTCCGCACAGGGTCCAACTCCCATGTTCGCAGGGGCCCCCACTCCCTCTGGGTCCCCGACCGGGACCTTGGCTGCGGCTGCCCCGCCCTCCACGTGGGTCGGACTTTCCTCCTGATTGGCGCAGAGGAAGGTGAGCGGGGCTGGGGCCCGGAGGAGAGTCGCCTGGTGGCGGACCGCTCTACTCTGGCCCTCCAGTGGCGGGAACACTGGAGCTCCAAGCTCAGGGGCTTCCGAGGGCAGGACAAGAGGGGTCGCTGCCCTCCAAAAACCCCCAACAGCCATCACAGGGAGCGCTCAAAACCCCAGTCTGGGTACGTCCCCCCTCACCTGCTGACTGAGAAAGACACTGacagtgtggacacacactCTACAAAAGTGGACAAGACTCAAACCTTAGTAGtgcctcacacaaacactcacacagacggCAAGGTTAAATCCACAGCGGCGAGCCCCTCGCCCACCACACCTGTTCTAGTGTGTTCAACTCAAGGtcctgaatga